The following are encoded together in the Pseudoalteromonas shioyasakiensis genome:
- the cysK gene encoding cysteine synthase A — protein MSNIFEDNSLTIGNTPIVKLNRVTSGNVFAKVESRNPSFSVKCRIGASMIWEAEKSGVLTKEKELIEPTSGNTGIALAFVAASRGYKLTLTMPNTMSLERRKLLKALGANLVLTDGAKGMNGAIEKAKEIQASEPEKYILLQQFENPANPKIHFETTGPEIYEAMDGKIDIFVAGVGTGGTITGVSRYLKLEKGLNVQSVAVEPTNSPVISQTLAGEEVKPGPHKIQGIGAGFIPGNLDLEVVDAAEQVSNEDAIAMAHELMKNEGILVGISSGAAVVAAKRLAEKPENADKNIVVILPSATERYLSSPLFAEEFSDKELVQ, from the coding sequence ATGTCTAACATTTTTGAAGATAATTCATTAACGATTGGTAATACACCAATTGTAAAGCTTAACCGCGTAACCTCAGGTAATGTTTTTGCTAAAGTTGAATCACGTAACCCAAGCTTCAGTGTTAAATGCCGTATTGGCGCTTCAATGATCTGGGAAGCAGAAAAGTCAGGTGTATTAACCAAAGAAAAAGAGTTAATCGAGCCGACTTCAGGTAACACAGGTATCGCACTTGCTTTTGTAGCTGCTTCTCGTGGCTATAAGCTAACCCTGACTATGCCTAACACAATGAGCTTAGAGCGTCGTAAATTATTAAAAGCCTTAGGTGCTAACCTAGTATTGACTGATGGCGCTAAGGGTATGAATGGCGCGATTGAAAAAGCAAAAGAAATTCAAGCGAGTGAGCCTGAAAAATACATTCTTTTACAACAGTTCGAAAACCCAGCTAACCCGAAAATTCACTTTGAAACAACGGGCCCTGAAATCTATGAAGCAATGGACGGTAAAATCGATATCTTCGTAGCAGGTGTTGGTACTGGTGGTACTATTACGGGTGTTAGCCGTTACCTTAAGCTAGAAAAAGGTTTAAATGTACAATCGGTTGCTGTTGAACCAACTAACTCTCCAGTTATTAGCCAAACTTTAGCTGGTGAAGAAGTTAAACCAGGCCCTCATAAAATCCAAGGTATCGGTGCAGGCTTCATTCCTGGCAACCTTGATTTAGAAGTTGTAGACGCTGCAGAGCAAGTATCAAATGAAGATGCGATTGCTATGGCTCATGAACTGATGAAAAACGAAGGTATTTTAGTGGGTATTTCTTCTGGTGCAGCAGTAGTTGCGGCAAAACGCCTTGCTGAAAAACCTGAGAACGCAGACAAGAACATTGTGGTAATTTTACCAAGCGCGACTGAGCGTTACTTATCTAGCCCATTATTTGCTGAAGAGTTCAGCGATAAAGAGCTAGTTCAGTAA
- a CDS encoding DUF6172 family protein, whose amino-acid sequence MKKTFTLNHEKIKYPRMVDAAKHEVKKYLKRERNKTLPAGADYWAFDCKFGESADEANVVHVAEINKCISDIEAKQLTSFYVEILARPAQRQDQEFDEE is encoded by the coding sequence ATGAAGAAAACATTCACGCTAAACCACGAGAAAATTAAATACCCTCGTATGGTTGATGCAGCCAAGCACGAAGTAAAAAAATACTTAAAACGTGAGCGTAATAAAACACTCCCGGCAGGCGCCGACTATTGGGCGTTTGACTGTAAGTTTGGTGAATCAGCGGATGAGGCCAATGTCGTTCACGTGGCAGAGATCAATAAATGTATTAGCGATATCGAAGCAAAACAGCTTACATCGTTTTACGTTGAGATCTTAGCGCGTCCTGCACAGCGTCAAGATCAAGAGTTTGACGAAGAGTAG
- a CDS encoding VC2046/SO_2500 family protein has translation MQIDGLLLTESQLDNRLNKSVHEHRSGEFALLLAMLSHDALDFSQFHLPKTELSNPEVSESALRTELGAGPTQPLAPEQFDMLIGQDNAFRLLQGGLSDIRLRHCLNPEPLNVRDDKQHVPLEVIDNCEPAVRKRFYEKNKPVERPQIDAAAFYDSLTDEAIHQPLHLATA, from the coding sequence ATGCAAATTGATGGTTTGTTGCTCACAGAGAGTCAACTCGATAATCGTCTAAATAAAAGTGTTCACGAGCACCGCTCTGGAGAGTTTGCTTTATTACTAGCAATGCTGTCTCATGATGCGCTCGATTTTAGCCAGTTTCACCTGCCAAAAACTGAATTAAGCAATCCTGAAGTATCTGAATCTGCTTTGCGCACCGAATTAGGCGCAGGCCCTACACAACCATTAGCACCCGAACAGTTTGATATGCTGATTGGCCAAGATAATGCTTTTAGATTACTGCAAGGTGGTTTATCAGATATCAGATTACGTCATTGCTTAAACCCAGAGCCACTGAATGTTCGTGATGATAAGCAGCATGTGCCGCTAGAGGTGATTGATAACTGTGAGCCTGCAGTTAGAAAACGCTTTTATGAAAAAAACAAACCTGTTGAGCGCCCACAAATCGACGCTGCCGCTTTTTATGACAGCCTTACCGACGAGGCGATACATCAACCTCTGCACTTAGCTACAGCTTAG
- a CDS encoding M48 family metallopeptidase, whose amino-acid sequence MDYTLKRSKRRTTVAIKVAEQKLTVYAPFYVPQTEIDAWLKTKQDWVAEQIAKQSIHAERRQLPLVNATIKLFGQNVPIVFAKSPKSTWRQDEHAQLTLSISSRVKHQEANYLALLEQFLHEKLESYIEMRVHDYCLQMSETLPTKLKIQHYKRRWGSCNKRRELTFNLHLASAPTWVIDYVVVHELAHLLHMNHSAKFWQRVSQFYPDYKKAEQWLKANGSSLSW is encoded by the coding sequence TTGGATTACACCTTAAAGCGTAGTAAACGCAGAACAACCGTGGCAATTAAAGTTGCCGAGCAAAAACTTACCGTTTATGCGCCGTTTTATGTTCCACAAACTGAAATAGATGCCTGGCTTAAGACCAAGCAAGATTGGGTGGCTGAACAAATAGCCAAACAATCCATTCATGCTGAGCGCCGTCAACTACCACTAGTAAACGCCACTATTAAGTTGTTTGGGCAAAATGTGCCGATAGTATTTGCAAAAAGCCCGAAAAGCACGTGGCGACAAGATGAACACGCTCAGCTTACCTTATCAATATCATCACGCGTCAAACATCAAGAAGCTAACTACCTAGCTTTGCTGGAGCAGTTTTTACATGAAAAGCTTGAGAGCTATATCGAAATGCGTGTGCATGATTATTGTTTGCAGATGTCAGAAACATTACCGACAAAGCTTAAAATTCAACATTATAAACGTCGTTGGGGCAGTTGTAATAAGCGCCGTGAGTTGACCTTTAATCTACATCTAGCAAGTGCGCCAACCTGGGTGATTGATTATGTGGTTGTACATGAGCTTGCACATCTTTTACATATGAACCACAGCGCTAAGTTTTGGCAACGTGTGAGCCAGTTTTATCCAGATTATAAAAAAGCAGAGCAGTGGTTAAAAGCAAATGGTAGTAGTTTGAGTTGGTAG
- a CDS encoding ion channel produces the protein MPDKPCCSYTSPTGNKCQETDMGSGFCFWHDSKFDKSGLDLTQKLERYAKKGGLLEGLQLKRANLSGLNLIKQDDEDGYDLSYCNFYRANLTGAHLFNNKISNASLMKANLHSASLHYCDLRNTNLLGIKLNDSRIDNIELGDQLLQEAAAFKARKNKQHDEARDLFEQSEEIYRNLRKASEHQGLFELAGNFTYKELRMRHAQYPRGSTKQITSSFIDMLCGYGEKPENVIRFSLSLIICCAFCYFLFGVSYQDSVMQLSFENSFQSNLSALLNSFYFSVVTFTTLGYGDITPIGFSRLIAAIEAFCGSFSLALFVVVFVKRMTR, from the coding sequence ATGCCTGACAAACCATGTTGTAGTTATACCTCGCCAACAGGTAACAAGTGCCAAGAAACAGATATGGGCTCTGGATTTTGCTTTTGGCATGATAGTAAATTTGATAAATCAGGGCTAGATCTAACCCAAAAATTAGAGCGGTATGCAAAAAAAGGTGGCTTGTTAGAAGGCTTACAACTGAAAAGAGCGAACCTCTCAGGGCTGAACTTAATTAAGCAGGACGATGAAGATGGCTATGATCTCTCATATTGTAATTTTTATCGCGCAAATTTAACGGGCGCTCACTTATTTAATAACAAAATCTCGAATGCCTCATTGATGAAAGCCAATTTACATAGTGCAAGCTTGCATTACTGTGACTTAAGAAATACCAATTTACTGGGTATAAAACTCAATGACAGCCGAATTGATAACATCGAATTGGGTGACCAATTATTACAAGAAGCGGCTGCATTTAAAGCACGTAAAAATAAGCAGCATGATGAAGCACGAGACTTATTTGAGCAATCTGAAGAAATATACCGCAACTTAAGAAAAGCCTCTGAACATCAAGGATTATTTGAGCTCGCAGGTAACTTCACCTACAAAGAATTAAGAATGCGCCATGCACAATACCCTAGAGGCTCAACCAAGCAAATTACTTCCAGCTTTATAGATATGCTATGTGGTTATGGCGAAAAGCCCGAAAACGTCATTCGCTTTAGCTTATCACTGATTATTTGCTGTGCCTTTTGTTATTTCTTATTTGGGGTTAGTTATCAAGATTCTGTGATGCAACTGAGTTTTGAAAACTCATTTCAAAGCAATTTATCAGCATTACTGAATAGTTTTTACTTCAGCGTGGTGACTTTTACCACGCTTGGCTATGGTGATATTACGCCAATTGGTTTTTCGAGGTTAATCGCAGCAATAGAAGCATTTTGTGGAAGCTTCTCGCTTGCTTTATTCGTTGTTGTTTTTGTAAAGCGTATGACTCGCTAA
- a CDS encoding GGDEF domain-containing protein, which yields MRRTEQTLVEQMQINDVEIQHRMSLLGLTSNSLSSLLNYKPIIESAIENMVNEFYKKQTEVDEISLLIGDADTLTRLRDAQRQYIIDLFCGRYEHEYVNNRLRIGMVHKRIGVEPKLYLSAVCTLKELIFNVLRTTISDQDELNHTLNIIDKLIYFDTTLVFDTYIDSLVGEIENAKRRTEVYAKGLEEKVAQRTQELEKLAKLDPLTNLYNRRVMQELLQRDLARARRHKSPLTVVYFDLDDFKSVNDTQGHLKGDEVLKYIGQYLIENIREIDIPCRYGGDEFCIILPDCELDSAFSICEKLIAAFEQQYPELHLSFGLIAAPLDSTVDAEELINRADKKMYQAKEHIGSYIMR from the coding sequence ATGAGAAGAACCGAGCAGACTTTAGTTGAGCAAATGCAGATTAATGATGTAGAAATCCAACACAGAATGAGCTTATTAGGGCTGACTTCAAATAGTCTGTCATCTCTTTTGAACTATAAACCTATAATCGAATCAGCCATCGAAAATATGGTCAATGAGTTTTACAAAAAGCAAACTGAAGTGGATGAAATTTCGTTATTAATTGGTGATGCAGATACCTTAACGCGGCTAAGAGATGCGCAAAGGCAGTATATCATCGACTTATTTTGTGGGCGCTACGAGCATGAATATGTTAATAACCGCTTACGGATTGGTATGGTGCATAAGCGTATAGGTGTTGAGCCAAAACTCTACCTATCGGCAGTGTGTACCTTAAAAGAGCTTATTTTTAATGTACTTCGCACCACTATAAGCGATCAAGATGAGTTAAATCATACCCTTAATATCATTGATAAATTGATTTACTTTGATACGACCTTGGTCTTTGATACTTATATTGATAGCTTAGTGGGTGAAATTGAAAATGCGAAGCGTCGTACCGAAGTCTACGCGAAAGGCCTTGAAGAAAAAGTTGCTCAGCGTACTCAAGAACTTGAGAAGCTCGCTAAGCTCGACCCTCTCACTAACCTCTACAATCGCCGTGTAATGCAAGAGTTATTACAACGCGACCTTGCCAGAGCCAGACGTCACAAATCGCCATTAACGGTTGTTTATTTTGATTTAGATGACTTTAAGTCGGTGAATGATACGCAAGGCCACTTAAAAGGCGATGAAGTACTTAAGTATATAGGTCAATACTTAATTGAAAATATTCGTGAGATTGATATTCCGTGTCGTTATGGAGGGGATGAATTCTGTATCATTTTACCTGACTGCGAATTAGATAGCGCCTTTAGTATTTGTGAAAAACTCATAGCTGCATTCGAACAACAATATCCCGAACTTCATCTAAGTTTTGGTCTTATCGCAGCGCCTCTTGATAGCACAGTTGATGCTGAAGAATTAATTAATCGTGCAGATAAAAAAATGTATCAGGCGAAAGAGCACATAGGTTCATACATTATGCGTTAG
- a CDS encoding PAS domain S-box protein, whose translation MLAKFFITDQDPSLIVSGVYDPSLVALSIATAIFAAYFSLHIIDLANRTQFDSYRKLGCATGALVMSGGIWSMHFIGMLAFSLCTTIEYDPALTFFSFIPAFLACYTTFSFFKRKDLKQIPKTIKLLIGSVLLGSGIGAMHYSGMAAMQMSPLLRYDPAWFAASILVAVALSFVGLYTRFHLGEHFKKLTVLQTRVTCAIIFGFAVAGMHYMGMAATRFVATSPLLSENVQTSQLTFIAISVSFATVLLTALVGIINGMVRFRLLLAEKSAEESRLDAILGTAIDGIVTINIHGIILSFNKSAETIFGWRQDEVLGKNVKLLMNDDIAAQHDGYLADSSRHEVKKVIGVNRNVFAKHKDGHLFPIRLGLGEVKQPNAETLFVGFITDLTEQRALQQSLEEKEQQYRTLMNNTPGAVFRCLLDEHWTMKFISPSVADLTGYSPQEFTDGTVTFAQIINNDDVAHIDEVIEKAIAEKNQYAVEYRIRHRTGKVVWVLDQGTINENSDTQQKWIDGVLVDITARHEYEESLKKAKQEAEAAAQAKQSFMANMSHEIRTPMNAIIGFSDILMDSPLSKEQQKHIITVNKSARSLLHLLNEVLDSAKLEKGKLDIHAEHFNLQALLDNIVSTFWLEAKRKDILLDLIISENIAPIYIGDESRIRQVMNNLIGNAIKFTEQGSVTITVSQTQNKQLFFEVQDSGIGIAKHRLDAIFQPFEQADGTMTRRFGGTGLGTTISKQLVELMGGSIGAISEEGKGSCFYFTLPLQEGDISQVDTLTCNQLNLPKLRILVVDDIEQNVELLNILLSQAGHTIITAQNGLEAIAAFEQQSFDVILMDIHMPECDGITACKEIREIEKARCLKITPIIALTASVLQQDKITTKQAGMNGFANKPVDINQLNHEIAKVLGLEVNKVTSNKSADEKKHINYDKGVLMWGSKEKLNTEIGLFLSNHQQSILQLKDQKLSEQEQKAILHTLKGVAGNLALAKLLYLLSNAEKEREKESFPTLIAECEQEWQTLIALLAEQQQPSSNQQPILETSLGAFINQIEALQAQAEHAEIDDDLLSLVQSQAPATYQDQVVEICAHFENFDFDAASTALSALKHTLQAAKEHV comes from the coding sequence ATGCTCGCGAAATTTTTTATCACCGATCAAGACCCAAGCTTAATTGTGAGTGGCGTTTATGATCCAAGTTTAGTTGCTCTTTCTATTGCTACGGCTATTTTTGCTGCTTATTTTTCGCTTCATATCATTGATTTAGCAAACAGAACACAATTCGATTCATACCGTAAATTAGGCTGTGCGACAGGTGCCTTAGTGATGTCTGGCGGCATTTGGAGTATGCACTTTATCGGCATGCTGGCTTTTTCTTTATGCACCACCATAGAGTACGACCCAGCGCTGACATTTTTTTCGTTTATTCCTGCATTTTTAGCCTGCTATACCACTTTTTCATTTTTTAAACGAAAAGATCTAAAGCAAATACCAAAAACAATAAAGCTACTAATTGGCTCTGTATTACTTGGCTCTGGCATTGGTGCGATGCACTATTCAGGCATGGCAGCCATGCAAATGAGCCCTCTTCTTCGTTACGACCCGGCTTGGTTTGCAGCATCAATTTTGGTGGCTGTTGCATTATCTTTTGTCGGTTTATATACGCGCTTTCACTTAGGTGAGCATTTTAAAAAGCTCACAGTGTTACAAACCCGCGTCACCTGCGCCATTATCTTTGGCTTTGCTGTGGCAGGTATGCACTACATGGGAATGGCCGCAACACGCTTTGTTGCAACCTCTCCTTTATTATCTGAAAACGTTCAAACGTCGCAACTCACTTTTATAGCTATAAGCGTTTCATTTGCCACCGTGTTGTTGACTGCTCTGGTTGGCATTATTAATGGCATGGTGCGTTTTCGTTTATTACTAGCAGAAAAATCAGCTGAAGAGTCGCGCCTAGATGCCATTTTAGGCACTGCAATAGATGGCATCGTAACGATTAATATTCATGGAATTATTCTAAGCTTTAATAAATCCGCAGAAACTATTTTTGGTTGGCGCCAAGACGAAGTGCTTGGCAAAAACGTAAAACTATTGATGAACGACGATATTGCCGCACAACACGATGGTTACTTAGCAGATAGTAGCAGGCACGAAGTCAAAAAAGTTATAGGCGTTAACCGTAATGTATTTGCAAAACATAAAGATGGTCACTTATTCCCGATTCGGTTAGGCCTTGGTGAAGTTAAACAACCTAACGCAGAGACACTTTTTGTAGGCTTTATAACTGATTTAACTGAGCAACGTGCACTGCAGCAAAGTCTTGAAGAAAAAGAACAACAATACCGTACCTTAATGAACAATACTCCCGGCGCTGTATTCCGTTGCTTATTAGACGAGCACTGGACAATGAAATTTATAAGCCCGAGTGTTGCTGATTTAACAGGATATAGCCCTCAAGAGTTTACCGATGGCACCGTTACATTTGCCCAAATCATCAATAATGATGATGTAGCGCATATTGATGAAGTTATTGAAAAAGCCATAGCAGAAAAAAACCAATATGCTGTTGAGTACCGTATTCGCCACAGAACTGGGAAAGTTGTCTGGGTTTTAGACCAAGGAACAATTAACGAAAATAGTGATACTCAACAAAAGTGGATTGATGGTGTACTCGTTGATATCACTGCTCGTCACGAATATGAAGAATCCCTAAAAAAGGCAAAACAAGAAGCGGAAGCCGCAGCACAAGCAAAACAATCATTTATGGCAAATATGAGTCATGAAATTCGCACACCAATGAATGCCATAATCGGCTTTAGCGATATATTAATGGATAGCCCACTCAGTAAAGAGCAACAAAAACATATTATTACCGTAAATAAATCGGCTCGCTCATTGCTGCATTTACTCAATGAAGTGCTTGACTCTGCAAAATTAGAAAAAGGCAAACTCGATATTCATGCAGAGCACTTTAACTTACAAGCACTACTAGACAACATCGTATCGACCTTTTGGCTTGAGGCGAAGCGAAAAGATATCCTGCTTGATTTGATCATCTCTGAAAATATTGCGCCTATTTATATTGGTGACGAGTCTCGTATTCGCCAAGTAATGAATAACCTCATCGGTAATGCGATTAAGTTTACAGAGCAAGGCTCTGTGACTATCACTGTGAGCCAAACTCAAAACAAGCAATTGTTTTTCGAAGTGCAAGACAGTGGTATTGGTATAGCCAAGCACCGCTTAGATGCTATTTTTCAGCCTTTTGAACAAGCCGATGGTACCATGACACGCCGATTTGGTGGCACAGGTCTTGGCACAACTATTAGTAAGCAGCTTGTTGAATTAATGGGTGGTTCAATTGGTGCTATCAGTGAAGAAGGCAAAGGCAGCTGCTTCTACTTTACCCTACCATTACAAGAAGGTGATATCAGCCAAGTCGATACCTTAACTTGCAACCAATTAAACTTACCAAAACTTCGCATATTAGTGGTTGATGACATTGAACAAAATGTTGAGCTATTGAACATTTTATTATCGCAAGCTGGACACACCATCATTACCGCTCAAAATGGCCTTGAAGCCATTGCAGCATTCGAGCAGCAAAGCTTTGATGTGATTTTAATGGATATTCATATGCCGGAATGTGACGGCATTACGGCCTGTAAAGAAATCCGTGAAATTGAAAAAGCCAGATGCTTAAAAATTACACCTATCATCGCGTTGACGGCGAGTGTTTTACAACAAGATAAAATTACCACAAAACAAGCTGGTATGAATGGCTTTGCAAATAAACCCGTTGATATTAACCAGCTGAACCATGAAATCGCGAAAGTGCTTGGTTTAGAAGTAAATAAAGTCACTAGTAATAAAAGCGCTGATGAGAAAAAACACATCAACTACGACAAAGGCGTTTTGATGTGGGGAAGCAAAGAAAAGTTAAATACGGAAATTGGCTTATTCCTAAGCAATCATCAGCAGAGTATTCTACAACTGAAGGATCAGAAACTCAGCGAACAAGAACAAAAAGCAATTTTGCATACTCTAAAAGGAGTCGCAGGTAATTTAGCCCTGGCAAAATTATTATATTTGTTATCAAACGCTGAGAAAGAACGTGAAAAGGAAAGCTTCCCTACACTCATTGCCGAGTGCGAACAGGAATGGCAAACGCTGATTGCATTGCTTGCAGAGCAGCAACAACCTAGTTCAAATCAGCAACCTATACTCGAAACGTCGTTGGGCGCATTTATTAACCAAATAGAGGCACTGCAAGCGCAAGCTGAGCATGCAGAAATAGACGATGATTTATTAAGCCTGGTGCAATCCCAAGCACCGGCAACCTACCAAGATCAGGTTGTTGAAATTTGTGCGCATTTTGAAAACTTTGACTTTGATGCAGCAAGCACTGCTTTATCAGCTTTAAAGCATACTCTCCAAGCTGCTAAGGAACACGTATGA
- a CDS encoding response regulator produces the protein MTQISERARILVVDDEPANLKVIREVLANDYRLSFAKSGELALQLIENEPPKLILLDIMMPDMSGFEVCKVLKANPKTAHIPVIFVTALSHEQDESEGFALGAVDYITKPISPAIVRARVKNHLSLVQAEQLQLAHIDLIQRLGRAAEYKDTDTGEHIARMSRYSKVLALAYGMSEYEAEQLKQAAPMHDVGKIGIPDSVLLKPGRLNENEYEHMKQHALIGAKILENSTSPLLQLAHKLALEHHEKWDGTGYPYGLKCEEISIEGRIVTIADVFDALTSKRPYKKAWSVEEALDLLKDEAGKHFDPQLVDLFIGQIDSIIEIKNTYTS, from the coding sequence ATGACGCAAATCTCAGAACGTGCAAGAATTTTGGTCGTCGATGATGAACCAGCCAATTTAAAAGTGATCCGTGAAGTACTCGCTAATGATTATCGCTTATCATTTGCAAAATCTGGCGAGCTTGCTCTTCAGCTTATTGAGAACGAACCTCCTAAATTGATTTTGCTCGATATTATGATGCCAGATATGAGCGGCTTTGAAGTTTGTAAAGTATTGAAAGCAAATCCTAAAACCGCTCATATTCCTGTTATCTTTGTTACCGCACTTTCCCATGAGCAGGATGAGTCTGAAGGCTTTGCTCTAGGTGCAGTCGATTATATTACCAAACCAATTAGCCCTGCGATTGTCAGGGCGCGGGTTAAAAATCATTTATCTTTAGTGCAAGCTGAGCAACTGCAATTAGCCCATATTGATTTGATCCAACGTTTAGGCCGCGCTGCAGAATACAAAGACACCGACACCGGTGAGCACATTGCAAGAATGAGCCGCTACAGTAAAGTACTCGCCCTTGCCTATGGCATGAGCGAGTACGAGGCAGAGCAGCTTAAACAGGCAGCGCCGATGCATGACGTTGGTAAGATAGGCATTCCTGATTCAGTACTATTAAAGCCTGGTCGCTTAAACGAAAACGAATACGAGCACATGAAACAGCATGCCTTAATCGGTGCGAAAATTTTAGAGAACTCAACTTCGCCGCTATTACAGCTTGCTCATAAGCTTGCCCTTGAACACCATGAAAAGTGGGATGGTACGGGTTATCCGTATGGCCTGAAATGCGAAGAGATCAGTATTGAAGGGCGTATTGTCACAATTGCTGACGTGTTTGATGCATTAACATCAAAACGCCCTTATAAAAAAGCGTGGTCGGTTGAAGAAGCCCTCGACTTATTAAAAGATGAGGCAGGTAAGCATTTTGATCCGCAATTAGTTGATTTATTTATTGGCCAAATAGATAGCATTATAGAAATCAAAAACACTTATACTAGCTAA
- a CDS encoding VOC family protein: protein MSNMAIPSLCGVDHCHLNVDDLSTALKWYQQVLGFSVVPELAFWDEGKGPLTLEDQAKTIRLALFEAEGRSKGIAFGANAAQFLAWLEHLAQFDIKTIVADHGVTYSMYFKDCAGNSHEITSHDYDAIKKGLK, encoded by the coding sequence GTGAGTAATATGGCTATTCCATCTTTATGTGGTGTTGATCATTGCCACTTAAATGTTGATGATTTATCGACTGCGCTAAAGTGGTATCAACAAGTGCTCGGTTTTAGTGTAGTACCAGAGCTTGCTTTTTGGGATGAAGGAAAAGGGCCTTTAACTTTAGAAGACCAAGCAAAAACAATTCGTTTAGCATTGTTTGAAGCTGAGGGTAGAAGCAAAGGTATTGCCTTTGGCGCAAATGCAGCACAGTTTTTAGCGTGGCTTGAGCATCTAGCTCAATTTGATATTAAAACAATTGTTGCCGATCACGGTGTTACTTATTCAATGTATTTTAAAGATTGTGCAGGTAATAGCCATGAAATAACTTCTCATGATTATGATGCAATTAAAAAAGGCCTCAAATGA
- a CDS encoding HD domain-containing protein: MQPEIDFAALETQCRDFILSLLHADVAHDISHIERVVRVAKQLCIAEQAEMAVVLPAAWLHDCVAVAKNHPDRAKASTMAADKALSFLASINYPEQYFSAIHHAIAAHSFSANIKVESVEAQIVQDADRMDALGAIGVSRCMKVGGSIGRYLYHKDDPFCLNREPDDTKYTLDHFFIKLLHISESMNTPSAKDEAKRRTAYMLEFLEQLKTEIGE; the protein is encoded by the coding sequence ATGCAGCCAGAAATAGACTTTGCAGCGTTAGAAACTCAGTGTCGAGACTTTATTTTGTCTTTACTCCATGCCGATGTCGCACACGATATTAGTCATATTGAGCGAGTCGTGAGGGTTGCAAAACAATTATGTATTGCCGAGCAGGCAGAAATGGCTGTGGTGTTACCCGCAGCTTGGTTACATGATTGTGTTGCGGTTGCTAAAAACCACCCCGATCGGGCAAAAGCATCAACCATGGCTGCAGACAAGGCGTTAAGCTTTTTAGCTTCAATTAATTATCCTGAGCAGTATTTTAGCGCTATTCATCATGCTATTGCGGCACATAGCTTTAGTGCCAATATCAAAGTAGAAAGTGTTGAAGCGCAAATAGTGCAAGATGCAGATCGAATGGATGCATTAGGTGCAATTGGTGTGAGTCGCTGCATGAAAGTAGGGGGCTCAATTGGTCGCTATCTGTATCATAAAGACGATCCATTTTGTTTAAACCGCGAACCTGACGATACAAAATACACCCTTGATCATTTTTTCATTAAGTTATTACACATTAGCGAGAGTATGAACACGCCATCAGCGAAAGATGAAGCCAAACGACGCACAGCTTACATGCTTGAATTTTTAGAGCAGTTAAAAACCGAAATTGGTGAGTAA